GATTTGACAATTCCCCAATCAGAAGGGAATTCCCTATTACCAATTCCCGTTATCGGTCGCGTTATCGAGTCTACCGCACAAGGCGTCCCTGTCGATTCCCTCGTCTTAGCTCCTGGCAACAACGCTCCTGAATGTAGCGTATCGGCAGCAGCTTGTTTGCCATTAGAAGCGGGAACAGACGAAAATGACGCACTCTTGGCAGGTATTGCCGCACCCGCGTTAGCGGCAATGCGGCGAGTCAATTTTGAAATCGGAGTTCACGCCGTTGTTCTCGGTCTCAATTTATACGGTCTATTGCTAGTTTCTACGAGTCGGTTGGGAGGTGCGGGAAACCTCAGTGCTTTGGATGCCCGCGAATCGCGACGCGCCTATGCAGAAAAGCTCGGTGCTGGGCGGGTTGCTTCTCCAGAGGAACCGGGATGGCCGGAAGCTCTGGTTCAGGGCAGCAGTCGCGGTGGAGCGGATGTTGTATTTGTTACCGGAACCGAACCGGGACTGGTGGAAGCAATATTGCCGAAATGCCGCAAGGAAGCTCGCGTACTGGTGCTTGCTTCTATGCCTGCGGGTGCGATCGACCTGTATCATAGTATTCATTCTCCCGGTCGTACTCTTCTTGGGCCTCAACCGCAGACGGAACCGGGTCAGCAGTGGGTCACAGATGCAGGTCGTTTGCTGCGCCTCGCACAAGCAGGACGCTATCGCCCAGAGGGGATAATCGGCGAGCGAGTCAAGGCGTCGGAAGCTACTGCAAATAGCACTTCGTCAA
The Aerosakkonema funiforme FACHB-1375 DNA segment above includes these coding regions:
- a CDS encoding zinc-binding dehydrogenase, translated to MLYTQESPHKIEDSLRVRLRVVRSLLDLTIPQSEGNSLLPIPVIGRVIESTAQGVPVDSLVLAPGNNAPECSVSAAACLPLEAGTDENDALLAGIAAPALAAMRRVNFEIGVHAVVLGLNLYGLLLVSTSRLGGAGNLSALDARESRRAYAEKLGAGRVASPEEPGWPEALVQGSSRGGADVVFVTGTEPGLVEAILPKCRKEARVLVLASMPAGAIDLYHSIHSPGRTLLGPQPQTEPGQQWVTDAGRLLRLAQAGRYRPEGIIGERVKASEATANSTSSTSLTVVLDWES